One stretch of Nocardioides perillae DNA includes these proteins:
- a CDS encoding YqgE/AlgH family protein has product MSELSAGLLLVATPELLDPNFADAVVLLLDVDADGALGVVVNRPSPVLVGDVLGEWGEAASEPEVLFRGGPVSTEGALAVGRLADPTAAPPGFRAVLGEVGVVDLDAPVAVVGAALRDLRVFAGYAGWGAGQLEAEVEEGSWYVVPGEPGDAFRADTRALRRDVLRRQPGELAWQATRPADPALN; this is encoded by the coding sequence GCGAACTGTCGGCGGGCCTGCTGCTGGTGGCGACGCCGGAGCTGCTCGACCCGAACTTCGCCGACGCCGTCGTGCTGCTGCTCGACGTCGACGCCGACGGTGCGCTGGGCGTGGTGGTCAACCGGCCCTCTCCGGTGCTGGTCGGCGACGTGCTGGGGGAGTGGGGCGAGGCCGCCTCCGAGCCCGAGGTGCTCTTCCGCGGTGGACCCGTCAGCACCGAGGGGGCCCTGGCCGTCGGCCGGCTCGCCGACCCGACGGCGGCGCCGCCCGGGTTCCGCGCGGTGCTCGGCGAGGTCGGGGTCGTCGACCTCGACGCGCCCGTCGCCGTCGTCGGCGCCGCCCTGCGCGACCTGCGCGTCTTCGCCGGCTACGCCGGCTGGGGTGCCGGCCAGCTCGAGGCCGAGGTCGAGGAGGGCAGCTGGTACGTCGTGCCCGGCGAGCCCGGCGACGCCTTCCGCGCCGACACGCGCGCCCTGCGCCGCGACGTGCTGCGCCGCCAGCCCGGGGAGCTGGCCTGGCAGGCCACCCGCCCCGCGGACCCCGCGCTCAACTGA